The sequence ATTTTagtaaaaaatacatatcgtgatttaaataaattattaaataataataataatcatacaAATAAACATGACAATCATAATAGTACTATTCATATCGAAGAATGTCAACTATCTAATATAAACCATACTCTTTTTGTCAAACAAAAATATGcccatcatatttattattcgcaaaaaaattttattgaaCTTTTAACCAAGTATTGTATTGATAAAATTAACTATTTCTCTTTTAATGATATTGGTTTGATTTGTGACGCCCTCACCTACTTCTCCCTGAAACAAAACCCTTTCGTAGAATACTGGAATGAATTCCTCCTGTACATTTTTGACATACATAATAAAGtcaatcaaaaaaatataccatATGCTCAAAAGGGagaagataaaatatatgaacgtGAACAAAATAgcataaatgaaatatatgaacGTGAAAAAAATAgcataaatgaaatatatgaacGTGAAAAAAATAGccaaaatgaaatatatgaacGTGAAAAAAATAGccaaaatgaaatatatgaacGTGAAAAAAATAgcataaatgaaatatatccacatgaacaaaatagccaaaaaataaaaaaaaattcttttttttcggATAACCCTTCGGAAAAAAAACATGAACCTTCAGAATCCTTTATAAAGAGAAAAATGAAAGcctttaaaaaaatagacCATTCCTTTATTGACTATGATGAATATATAGAATTGAATGGAAAAAACATTTTGAGTATCCTTAAATATATTGTGAGTTATTATGAGGTATATCCTTGTATAAAAAAGGTTGCAAATAGAATTAGCATAATTTTGGTAAATCAAGCCATTGATTTAACTCTCCATGAATGTTCAGAAATTTTATATCACTTAAATCGTTTGAGTGCGTTAGATCAAATATTGTTGAAAGataaaataagtatatatgaGTATCAGCTAAAGGACACGTTTTTAACAACGTATGATATAGGttgtttattaaaaatagcTCAAGTGTTGaatgaacaaaattattatgataacatTCCATTTttgcatatatttttatataacatacatAAATTTTCGTTAGAAAACGCCTCTCTTTTGtttcatttaatttgtaAAAATTATGAGAATGAATATATGAACGATAAAATAGTAGAAGAAGTTGGTGGTGGTGaggtatataaaaagaaaaaaggaaattctTTTAGAAATAActataatgataaattatttatgaataataaaagtttGTTAAAAGGATTATGCACTTTGCTAATATCATATGaagatataataagaaatatgtCTTACAAGGAgatgttttttttatgtgaaattttaaataaagagAAATTGTTTGTGCACACATCTATTTTGGGATATATATCTAATCGTTTATGTTacgatataaaaaaatatagatgtTCATTATTGAAGTTTCCTTCATATGTTGACTACATAATGTTTATagcaatttttatatataataacaaatataatgatgataagttgttaaataatatatattctatatttttatgtaataatacaGATTATATGTTGAGCTTTagaaatatgataaaaaacaaaataatatatcattattgtttttatttattatgtatccAAAAGGATATGAGAAACTGTGTCCCCTacttaaattttatattgaaAAGTGTGTCCTTATTTGAGCCTATGATGTTAtactatataattttaatatatttttataagagTGCAAAAAATAAGTACAAGCATTTATTCAAtatgaaacatataaaaacgaaaaaaagaataaattatataagcCTTTCAAATAGCAAGGATATcataaaaagtaatataaatatgaatcaTCCATATAGTTTATATAAACCAGTTAACGTATTAAATGAACAAGAATTTGATGAAGAATTGCTTAGATTGTTTTTGCCTATGTGGAATGTAATGTTAACAAGGAGAGGAAGAAAAATGTTggattttttaattatgttgaataaattttatgataatataaatgtacgacattatttatttaacaaaAGGGTTATAAGAAAAGTAGAGAGATATATTAATTTGGttcatgaaaaaaataaaacaaataaaacaaacataaatattaaatccaaagaatatattgattatgataaatattttagtTGTGTGAAAAATTCTGGATTCATAATTCTTTGTGATGATCCAATTATCAAAGAACCAGTTCTTTTCGATATTCACAAATTACAAGCTATAAAAATAGAAcgaaataatatttctaaaaatgaaatatacaCAAATGATTACAacaaagaaaagaaaataaaggaaaGTATAAATTACTTATTAAATGACTATAAGTATAAGaaagatattataattaaaaaagctAGCACAATATATTCGAAACCTGCAAAATATTTTGAGAACTATAAAAGGGGAACCTCAGTCCAGCAGTTTCTGTCCATATATGAtgattgaaaaaaaaaaaaaaaaaaaaaaaaaaaaaaaaaaaaaaaatacatatatatatatataatattgttgtTAAATGaggatatatatacaatagaCAGTACATTTTTTAGTGTATGCATAAACCTTAATTTTGAcagaaaatttttttttttttttttttttttcaatttggTAAAATGAATTAGGTATactattatatgaaaattataaaaaaaaaaaaaaaaaaatataataaatatatatatatatatatatatatatatatatatatatatatatatgtatatttatttatttatttatttattcatttgttTATGTCTTGGTacattatgattatttttaaaaaatatacatgaaacaattcaaaataattttcctttttttatttcatatttattatttcatatttattatttcatatttattatttcatatttattatttcatatttattatttcatatttattatttcatatttattatttcatatttattatttcatatttattatttcatatttattatttcatatttattattttttttgtttatttatttgtttgatttgatatatattttttctttttttttcaatattgtttacttaaaaataaaaaaataaaaagtataaaaatgaataatataaagcataaaaatgatatgtacatatatatatatatatatatatttccaatGTAGTAttgttaattattttattttattaattcctTCTTACTTacgttataataaaatgacatataaagataaaaaaaaaaaaaaataaaaaaaaaaaaaaataaaaaaaaaaaaaaaaaaaaaaaaaaaaaaaaaaaaaaaattattataccctcatattttttttttgtttatttattttttttttattttttttttgtttatttattttttttttattttttttttttatttttattttttttattaatcatATTTTCCTATAAAATAATCATTGTCAAAATGATAAATTCTTGCAAAACCATCTTCTCCTCCTGATACAAAACCATCACCATGAGGTAAAAATTTGATTGAATGAACTGGTCCGAAATGTCCTTTTATACTTCCTAATTCATTTGAATGTATAATATCATAAAGAAGTGTTTGAAATTTTCCTTCTCCTGAAGCAGTTGTTGTGACATGTTCAGCTGCTTGTCCTCCAGCAAGGATAATATGATTTTTTggattattttcatttttgaaAAGAGGTGAAATATCACATGTATTTAATGGTCTGTCtgttttatattcatttataatttCAAAATTCACACCATCTCTTAATTTTGCCGTTCCATCTAATGATGAACTTAACATTAACATTCTATCTTTGTCAAATGATAAATTTGTAACTTCTTTTGAATGTGCTTGGAATTTTCGAATCAAATGTCCATCTTCTGCATTCCATACAACTATCTCCCCATTTTCATGTGCTGATAATATAAGTTTATCAAAAAAACACCATCGAACTTGTATACATCTACTCTCATGATCCTGCTTCCATATTAAATTGTCACtttttaaatcatataatttaatcGATCTTTTATGATCTGATTTTAATCTATCATGAGCTACCACTATTTTATCCTGATTTAATGGATCCTTATTAAATTCGACAAATCTCACCGGACCATTTTCttcaattatttttaaaggtTCTCCTGTATATacatcaaataaataaacctTGTTTGCAGCAGACGAACACACAATTCTCTTGCTATCATATGTCACATCTGAGTTATACACAGCCCCACTACATTCATATAATcctacaaaaataaaatgaaataaaaaaaaaaaaataataagtcatattatgtatatgtaatatgTTGTTGAATCTATGATAAATGAACTAATCCAAGCAAAATGtttctttcttttatattaacaCATAAATGGAAAagcacacatatatatatatatatatatatatatatatatatatatatattataatacccATTGTTCATTTGaactatttatattcttacCTATTTGTGTCCCGTCTGAAACTCTCCATAATATGAACTTTTTATCctaaaagcaaaaaaaaaaaaaaataaaaataaaaataaaaataaaaataaaaaaaaataatataaaaaaatataaaaaaatataaaaaaataatatgtcatATTATACATCCTCCATAATccacttatatatatatattatcctatttattttttattctttatttttatttatttctatttatttctatttatttctatttatttattttttcctacCCTTCCTGTTGTAAATAGCAAATCACCATCATAATTTGTATTTACATGTGTTAAGGGACGATTATGTCCTGACAAATATTtcctcttcattttttttttttttttttttttctcaagaatatattattaatataaacgtatttgtaatatgtatatattctaAGATTTTAAATGATTAACTTGTAATTCtctattttaatattaatggtATATTActaaataatacatacatacatatatatatatatatatatatatatatatatgtatttatatatgtatgtatctatttatacaatatattaacactcgaataattaaaatatactcaatttaattttataattttataaaatctttatattattctatttttctttattctaACTTTCATCAATTATTTTTGTTCTCTTTTATGAATCATTTTTTCTCTCTTTACAAAACATAATACaaggaaaaaatgaaaaagaaaaatatttaaaacataaagaatgatatttataaatacataggtatataaatatatatatatatatatatatatgtatgtatgtatggttcgtattacaaataaatatatatatatatatttatatttatatatatttatttatttaaaatataaaattataaaatattctttttattaaacaTTTCATGTTTCTTCTTAAAAGTTTTAGATCTTTatacttaaatatatacatatatatatatatatatatatatatatatataataacatatattgttattttattatttccataAATGTAGATATTTCTTATGTAATTatgatcatatatatataatcattatttgtgttcttttgatttttataattttatatataatatatattattatgccAATGCactatattaataattataaatattacataaagaTATATGGAATCatagaatatattattatacaattatgttaacaaaaaaataaaaaaaaaaaaaaaaaaaaaatcaataacaaaaaaaatgataatataataatatatacataatatatatatatatatatatattatatacatatatttatatatttatcatattttatatttggctcttaaaaaaaaacaaaaaataaatattatatatacatatatatatatatatatatatatatacataatatgaacaatataatttatatttatataatatatttattaatatatgtaataatatattaaatcttactatagattatatatatataatatgtataatttcaaggataggaaaaaaaatatatacattaaaaaaaactaatatatatattatatatatattatataataataatatgtagaGATTAAAAATGGAGCAAtattaaaatacatatacaaatacatatatataatatatagtaatattttataatatatgtataaaatctatatacatatttatggttcttaatatataatcattatgcttcatatatattattatatataataatatatatatatatatatatatatatatacatatatttatgttatatattattctttaaaaattaagccatatcttttaatattaataattgtacattttcataaatacgctttttaattttttttgtttaaaggggaaaaatatatagcaaagaaaaataaaaaataaagtaaaataaaataaaatataaggaaCATAAGGCAaagtaatacaaaaaaaagaaaaagaaaaaaaggaacacaaacaaaacaataaaaaaataaaaaataaaaataatataacgtaattatttaatatatatatatatatatatatacatttgtatataaatatatggtgTTTCCGCAATTATACTTGtgttaacatatatatcttttttaaattcattaATTTCATATTGAACTACATctatatataactatatgtgtatatatatatatatatatatatatatatatatatatattaattttttttttttttattataatatataattcatgcatattataaattatgtaaattatataaattatataaattaaaataaaaggcAACAGtcctaaaatatatatatgtatatatatatatatgtgtatatatgtatgtatatatttatctttaattttcatttatattttatataatgcaTTCATACATTTGTCCATATTGTTCCTtttctataattttataatatagcgaatcattttttttattttttattttttattttttttgtaattagtaatatttatacatgtaCCTATTTATGCTTGTATAAAAATTTGTGTCATACATTAATGTAAATGCGTTTTAaatcttaatatatatatatatatatatatatatttatatatttatgttcacGTTTGTTATCCTATGCACAACCTTGTATTAATGTAAAAAGCATATTTTGTATGTactaaattaaattaaaaaaaaaaaaaaaaaaaatgatatttcttttcattaattttatttaattacaCATTATGCCTTACATATTGACATGTTTAAAAATACACAGAGACAGAAAgagagataaaaaaaaaaaaaaataaaaaaataaataaataaataaacataaatacaaACACAAACATACAAATAAACATACAAATATACATTAACAAATATACATTaacaaatatacatttacaaatatacatttacaaatatatatttacaaatatacatttacaaatatacatttacaaatatacatttacAAATACACATTTACAAACATACAAATTTAGGGATAAAGTTATAAGAAGATTAAAATTAAAGAGAGACATCAACACACATACGTATGTATAgaaataagtatatattgaCATATCACTAGTTATTTGTGTATctattataatcatcataTCCTTGTTACATATATCGTATTTATGACATTTGTCATATAGATAATCTTCAAttataagaagaaaaaataaatgtgttAAAGGCCCCACCACCTTACGTGTAAcaatgaaaaatgaaattatattttgtacgACATTCATACTATTTTTGATCAGTTATTGTTTTCAACCTCTTTTAATTgacattataaaatataatgggTGTGGTAATTCAAGTacgtttatttttttaattccaCATTATTTATCAATGATTGTTGTAGGTTTTCTTCCTAAGAAACAGAAATTAATGGAATGCCAATGGATGAAAATATTCTTTGTTTCTTTATTAGATGTAGTTAATCAAgtactaaaaaaaataggaTTAATATATGCTGGTTcgtcattatatattattatagacAGCTGTACTTTAATATTTACAGCTATGTGGAGAAaacttttattaaataaaaaaatcaatCATATTCAATTATTAggaattttattaattaccTTTGGTATTGCCATAAaatcaaataatttaaagattgaaattaataaagaagaaattatTGGTATTGTCCTTATATTTCTtagtaatattttaatgGGATTAACATTtgtattaaatgaaaaatatatgcatCAAATGGAAGGACAAAATATTGTCTGTTTAATGGGACTCTTCTGTTTcggatttatttttatatggacACTTATATGGACCATACCAAATTTCGaacatttaattataaataatataaaaaaaaaacaagggAATATACAAACTATTGGacttagttttttttttcttttcttattcAATTTTATTACTTCCTCTACCTTGTggtatattatgaaaattagTGGCTCCTTGTCTATAGGTATTTTGAAAGGACTCAAAGTAgctatcatttttttattcagtcatatttttttttgtaaatatgaTCCAAAACAATGTTTAACTTTTCATTCCTCCTTATcagtttttttttgtattctaGGAGTcctaatatattcttataacgAATACCTTTTGTTAGTCACCAGCAAGTTTTATTTACCCAAAAAAGCAAAATtgatgttataataataaatgtctTCAATGAAGTGGAAATGCTGTTATATAGCCATTTTGTGTATTTATGAATGGTaaggtaaaaataatatttaaaaaaaaaaaaaaaagaatccTGACTTTTCTagctaatttttttttttttttttttttttttacctgaCTCTTCATaagcattaaaaaaaaaaaaaaaaaaaaaaaaaaaaaaacaatatatatagatatagatatatttatatatatttatattatatataaatatttgtaatcaggtaatttattttaatttatagtatttttattttttatttattatttattattttttttttttttgaatatagtctaatatttttacatttattcataatttgtaattttaaaattttcttttttttttcttttttatatctctACACACATTTATAacaatttgttttttttaaaaaaaataataacatttttattaatttttaatatttttaataaaataggaAACATATATAGAGATGTAATGTTCTAGCTTATCGgttcaaaataaataaatatataaatatatataatatatatatatattatatatatatatatatatatatatatatatatatttttttttttttttttttttttgaagtgcattactttttttgtattttcctTAATCATTTGAtccttataaataaaatatgagtTCTTATAAATGTCttttttaaacaaaaatatgtaattttaaa is a genomic window of Plasmodium falciparum 3D7 genome assembly, chromosome: 7 containing:
- a CDS encoding eukaryotic translation initiation factor 3 subunit I, putative, which translates into the protein MKRKYLSGHNRPLTHVNTNYDGDLLFTTGRDKKFILWRVSDGTQIGLYECSGAVYNSDVTYDSKRIVCSSAANKVYLFDVYTGEPLKIIEENGPVRFVEFNKDPLNQDKIVVAHDRLKSDHKRSIKLYDLKSDNLIWKQDHESRCIQVRWCFFDKLILSAHENGEIVVWNAEDGHLIRKFQAHSKEVTNLSFDKDRMLMLSSSLDGTAKLRDGVNFEIINEYKTDRPLNTCDISPLFKNENNPKNHIILAGGQAAEHVTTTASGEGKFQTLLYDIIHSNELGSIKGHFGPVHSIKFLPHGDGFVSGGEDGFARIYHFDNDYFIGKYD
- a CDS encoding drug/metabolite transporter DMT2 encodes the protein MKNEIIFCTTFILFLISYCFQPLLIDIIKYNGCGNSSTFIFLIPHYLSMIVVGFLPKKQKLMECQWMKIFFVSLLDVVNQVLKKIGLIYAGSSLYIIIDSCTLIFTAMWRKLLLNKKINHIQLLGILLITFGIAIKSNNLKIEINKEEIIGIVLIFLSNILMGLTFVLNEKYMHQMEGQNIVCLMGLFCFGFIFIWTLIWTIPNFEHLIINNIKKKQGNIQTIGLSFFFLFLFNFITSSTLWYIMKISGSLSIGILKGLKVAIIFLFSHIFFCKYDPKQCLTFHSSLSVFFCILGVLIYSYNEYLLLVTSKFYLPKKAKLML